Within the Emys orbicularis isolate rEmyOrb1 chromosome 5, rEmyOrb1.hap1, whole genome shotgun sequence genome, the region TTTTTTTGGGTAGGGTTGAGGGTAGAAggatttaaaatatgttttcaggCGCAAAAGATAACATTTTATATCATTAAAATGGTGCAGCGTCATCGTGGGGCTCGTGCTTCATGTTTGTTCTCTGAAACAGCAATCTTGGTGCTTTTCCCATTTACATCTGGAAATTTCAGCTGTCGTTCCACGGGTATCCACAACCTTTATGGAAAGGCCCCATTACACCTATCTTTGACGCCATCTTTGAAAATGATAAATTAACCATAATTATCTACTCGGAGATGGGGCACTGTAAACTGATAGGTGAAAAATCGGTTATTCatattctctcctcctccttcttcccccagGAAAACATAGATTATATGGAAATCCAACAGCGTGGAGTGCTCATAAAACAACCAAAAATGACAGCCATGGCTCCAAAAGAACGGTATCAACTATCTTCATCATTCCGGGATGCATAAAACCTGAAGACTCCCACTACCatttctgctatttaaaaatCAACGAGCTTCCTTTTTAATATCCAGACTCAATACTATTGCATCAGAATAACCCCAGTGATGTCATGTTTACATACTTTTCAAAGTGATTTGAATAGTAGAAAACGTAGGCTTTGCACCCCACATTGTGCAAATGCTTTGAAAAACATGAAAAATGTTACCTAAAGGTAACGTTCAAGAACAATTATATCACATACTAGACCTAAGCTACCCtgcagagagagtgagagtgagagagatgaTCTATCAATAAATCCAAACTAATGCTACTAATACGTATACTgttaaaacagaaaacattttccaTTCCTACATTTGAACCAGCCATAAATTCTCTTGTTTCAATTTCACTGTAATACAATTTCACTGTAATACGTAAGCTTTTAGGAAACTTAttcttaataaaaatataaaatgtgtcaAGCCCCCATTCATTTGTTATTATCTGAGTAACAAGAAAAGTGtaaggacaaattctgctcccacttaCACCCACATAAGGGCCCGATCGACCCTAccgaagtcaatgaaagttttgctattgacttcagcgaAATCAGGATCCGGATtcctaaatctggagtaattccacctAATTTACACTATGGATTAACACCAacgtaattgagagcagaatcttCCCCATAAATATCTCAAAACTACTCATTAGAGTTTCTAGCTTAAACACGaccttttacatttaattttaagaatCATTAGTGGTATATTTCCATGTTATTTTACATTAAAGTCGTCTCCCTTTGCTCGCCTCCAGATTTTACAAACTCTTACTCACGTGAGTAATTCTTCTCTCTCCAGTAGTCCTACTGAATTCATTAGGACTATTGGGTGATTAAGGGTTTATAGGACGTAATTTTAAAGTAAGGTATTTTTGTTGCTCAAAAGAAAAAAACGAAGGTTGTTTTTGAGGCAGAGGACACAGATAACATTGTGAAATCTTTTCCCAAAACAACCAACGTAGAGGTATTATCTAAAATGACCGGTGAGGTACTTAAAATATTGTATAAATACTGAAAATGTTCATAAAACTTTTAGTttgtataattataattatacagTTTGGCTTTACACCTCTGTTCCTCATTCTTAACTTTTCCTCTCAGATTACCTGTAGAATAATATGGAAAGGCCTAGCAATTATTAACTAGCAAGAGTACACTGATATTTTCCCAGTACCATCTGTTCATAAGTGCCTTTGTATCAGCGAACAGTCTGTGTCACTGAGTAGTTATCAAGGAGGGCAGACATGGAATATATGAGGAGGTAAATATGTTTAGTAATGACCTTAAGAACCTAGATAcagtttcttttaaaactctttccCAGAGAGCTGGCCGTACGGCTGTGGAAAAGCTTCTGGTTCACCATTCAGAATGTTATCAGCCACACAGCTCCTTTAGGAGATGTGGGGCCAAGGCACACTGACATCCCAATCTACCATCAATTTACCTTCCACCGCCCTGCTTCCCCATTTAGCTTTTAACGTCAAAACCTACATTTTTGTCGGCTCCGGCCTGTCTAGGGCTCTTGTGATTTAGCTCCAGGAATGATTGCTCCTGAGAAAATGGCAACATCCTCATTACCAAGCAATTAAAATAGATCCCTTTTAGCGGGTCCAAGGGTGCAGCCAGTTTGAGAAATGAAATGCAAAGGGAGAGTTCATTTTTCGTGTATAAACGCCAAAAAGGCTACTATCTTCACAATGGCATCCTGAATCTGCCAGAGACGCATTGGATCGTCGGGCTATCATGTAGCCAGATACAGATTACAGCCCTGCATGGCGCTGGAAGTAAAAGGAAGCTGTTTTCCTGATTGAGGAAAAGGACAGACCACAACGAAAAAGCAGTTTTAAAGAGTATTTTCACTAGTGCCTAATGCAGCAAGACTTCCGTAGCTCCGTGTTTCTAAATGATTGGCTTGTGCTTAAAGATCACAAATTAAACGCGTGTATTAAACACACAGCCAATGGTATGAGGATTCAGTTGATCGATAAAACAACCGGGTATTTGCAGACAAACAGTTACCGGTTAATACTTCTCTAATCTGGAGTTGTAATTAGTAGCATCTCGATATGGCTCCCATTGTAATAGCTGCACCATTGGAGCCTTTAACCTACCTTGGCAACATTAGCAACATCAAACACAAATGGAGCAGGGGGAGATCTTCCACTATCAACTGGGAAGCtagcagggaaggaaaagaaaacaaaagggagactcttctCTCGAAGTGTTATAAACAAAGGCAAGTGTCTGTAAACATAACCCTACGCCCAAACACAAACCCAGGCTGCCTGACCCGAAGGGAGAAAGGGCACATCACTTTTGCTTAGTTGTTCTAACCCTTCAACCTTCCTATTGTCAGAGAGACTGGCAAACGGTGTAAGGGCTCTCTTATCTTTTTATGGGCAATTGCAAATCTACCTACTCTTATTGTCAGAGCTGGCCACAAGCCACTTAATTAGGCACTACCATAAAGGAAGGAGAGTAGGTATATACCCCCTGAACCTTGTAAGAGAGCCAGATTGATTTAGGTTACATTCGTGCAAGAATCCTGAGGCCACAAAAATATTAAACTGAGGTTTATAGTACAGATAGAAACCATTTTCCATAATCCCTGAAAGCTTCCTTAGGTAAACCGCTTGTTTAAAAGTTTAGCAGTTTACAAGGCTGGATTTCTAGGTGTAAATACAGTAGGAGGTGTCCAGTCCTCAGAACGCTGCAATACACTCAACATTTGCTTTGGTTGGACTGGCAAGGTGAATAGTAAATTTCGAGGAGTGGTGATGGACAAAGATGGTAGTTTTTAACTGTTCAGATACAAAGGATGGAAGATGGGATTGAGGGAAGCAATTTTACATATTAAAAGTAAAGGGGCAAATCGCAGGCAGTTGCTAGCCTGGAGACAGGAGAGGATAAAAAAAGATGTGCTCACTGTGGCAGATTGGAAACGTGCGGCCCaagagaatgttgggaaccacAAAGTTAATATTAAGTTCACTGCATCTCATTGTAAATCTTGTTTTTCTCTCCCAAATCCCTTGCCTTGTTCACTATTTCTTACTTGAGGTAAAATTACCTGTTACATAATCACTTATAGCAAAGCTCTAAGCTTCCTTTGCGGACTCTCAGTCCTAGCCCATTGAGGTGGCTGGAATCAAAGTTAGAGTCTTCTCTAAATAACCCTATACAACATCTTTCTCGTTCCGGGCTTCCCGTGCAGTCACCTCGGGAAAACAAATAACTAGCTCTGGTTGCAGGAAATAAGCGCCAAGAAAGATTTAATCAATTCACAACACTTCTCTCTCCCTCACGCACACTTTTAAATTACAATTTTAATATCCAAACTCCTAAAATTATATTTCAAGTGACTCGTGTTTCAAGAGCTCTTATTAATGTAGGAATGTTGTCTTTCTTAGGAAAACATGCATATCAGTAATTCTGATTTGATCAAGGTTTGTACCTATGTCCATTTCCCGTTAGCATTAAATCTCATGCCTGGAAAACAGTACCACAAGGAATTTATATGTAGCGTAACTGTATTTTTCCCCTTTAACGCGCACAGCTGGTGagatcctttccccccccctttcactcgaTGACTTGCTTAAAATAAACTTAGAGGCAATCTTTATAATTTAGTTTACTTCCGAATATCTTAAATATTATGAAAACTATAACAACGttgttatttaaaaacatttgagGTATAAAacataaaaagattttttttgtaaaaaacacacacagtggTTTATTGAATACTTACAACGTTTACACCTTCAATATTAATTAAACTCCACTTTTCCCCCCCTTAAGGACGGAAGTGCACATAACAAATAGCTgctgaaaacattttcaaatactgAACGAAGACAACAAAATTACCATAGTAAATACCAAGCCAACTGAAACATTGGTGCAACTGTTTCTGTTGAAATATAATTTTATAATCCCATGAATATTTATATCCAAAAGGCCATGTATTAAAGATACACTTCACATACACGCTAATGCCAGGGAgtctttcccccctttcttttctatttttcccGTGCGTTCTATACAAACAGAGAAATAACATTCACGAAACTATTGAGACGACATTACCCCTTACCAAGCTGGAGTTTCCTCTTCATATTAAAATATGGAATGCTTTTCTTCGAATATCcacattttggggggtgggggagaaattgCACATAAATAAACTGGATGATTCCAAATACAAAAAGTCCCCTCAGATCAAATCTCTCTAATGAGTCTAGGAGAtttccttgagttcttcagtcttgcagcactcactgcttgaGCTCCAAAGCCCAGACATGTTGCGGCCAGCCAGTCCTCCCTTTGGTTTTCTTATCGTTGCTGCTAACTGTGCTTTTCAATATTTCATTCTGGGAAGACAGCgtgcaaagaaaaaagaaaaaaaagagagaaacaaagcagAAGTTTAGAAATTATATTCCTTTACCTTTTACGCAACCTCCGCCACCCACTCCTTGTCTTCTTCCCCCCCAGAAGAGAGAAATCTAAAGCTGGCGATAGAAATCTACAAAGATCTATGCAGCCTCCTGCAGAGGCCTCCAAGCTACATGACTTTCGGCTAGAAAACTTGACAAACAAATGCCCGTTTACGGGCTTTTCGTAGAAAGCTGCgggtacttttaaaaaaacccacacaccggTTTATATGTTTCATTCTTTGCAAAATAGCGACTGTGCTGTTAGTTTGCACCGATCGCGATTGTGGCAAGCGCGGCTCATATCCAAACGTAAACAAAGCTTCTTCGGGTTAAAAAGCCACCTACAGTAACAGTGAGAATAatcacagcctgcttttcattgTGGGCGTCTTCAGGGTTAAGCGGCCCTCCCCGATCAGATCTCATGAGTGcatattttatttcaaatataaATTACATTTATATATCATATGGTATACACACACACTCGAGGTTTCAGTGGAACATTAACTTATAAGAAGACCCGAATTACAAGTAGGTCAATGATGAACATTCTCGCTAATGTCAGCATACCACTAAATAACAGCATTGTGAATATATTATGAGAAGTGCACATCCATTCATATAAGGCCCGATCCTGTTGTGTTCATTGAGGTCAAatccctattgaaatcagtgggaattttgcctgagtaaaccATTAGGCCTACCCCAAGAGTTAACATCCACATAAAAAGTTACTTCGccttaaattaaaagaaaaagaaaaaaacaataaacaaaaacaaaaaaacaacaaaaaaagcataAATCACAATCAAGAATAATCTACAGTGAAACGGTGGGGCTGTGCATTATTTGTCAAGGATTTAAAACTGTGCTGGAGTTAAATTCAAGTGGTACATGCCTTCCCTATGAGCAGAGTTTCTTTTATTTGAACAGATTGCAGGGTGCTTCTGGGTTATAAAAGGTTGCTTGTGGACAGGACAGAATTATTATTAGAAATTGTAATTCAAATAACACTGTGGGGGGAATGGAGTAGAGGAGATACTGAAGGGATGCTAATGTAAAATAAAGTATACAACACTATAATTTATGATTAAGACAATCGTGTGCAGCTGCAAGGAATGGTTTAACTATTATAATCTGACCCTACATCCGATTTTGCTGCAAGCCATATCAATTCTATCACACAGCAGATGCCACTTTCCCATCCCaaatacatttaaattttaaaatcacCCCTGGTCACTTGGAACAGCTCCTGCACCGAAGTGAATTAAGTCTTCACTTCCCTTTATCAGTGATAACATATATGATTATGGGTACATCCATTAATACAGATTACAGGTACGCGTCCTTGTACACACCATATATCATACACGGAAACCCCGTAAACATTCATTCATATCCATTAACTAAGGCACACAGTATATGTTACCTACATCAACTTTCCTACACTCAGCGCTAGTATattgggtgtgtatgtgtgtgcagtgtAATAGCATGATGTATTTAATTTGGGATACATTCTGTGGGATCTGGAATGGAGCCTGGCTGACCAAGCAGCCTCTCCCCAAGCCAGATGTGCCCAACACATCCGGAAGAAAGGACGAGACCAGAGTAATCCCTCGCAAACAACAACAGCCTCCCCCTGTGGATGTACTGACCagctctttcttcctcttctcctccttcACGTCTGTCTTCTTGATCTCTGCCTTGAAGGCCTCCGCCTCCCCGTTCTGATCGTCCTTGGCTAGCAGGTCCATGAGGTAGGCGATGTAGCTGGTGGCCAGGCGGAGGGTTTTGATCTTGGACAGCTTGGTGTCGGCAGGCACGTTGGGGATGCACTCCCGCAGCTCGGCGAAGGCGCTGTTGATGCTCTGAGTCCTGCGCCTCTCCTTGCGGTTAGCCGTGCCCCGGCGCTTCACCGGCCGCGGCCCCCCGAGCCCGGGCGGCCCGCTGCCCGGCGGCCCCCCGCCGTAGTGGGAGTGGTCGATGCCTGGCGCGCCGCTGGCGTACTCGGGGCTGTAGGACAGGGCCATGCTGTAGTCGGGGGGCGACATCTCCGGGTGGCTACTGATGAGCCAGCCGTGGAAGTAGGGGTTCTCCTCGTGGCCGCAGCGGCTGGCGGCGGCGGCTGCGGCGAAGGGGTAGCCCTCATGGTGCACCACGGGGTGGTGGGGAAAGCCCCCCACCAAACTCATCCCCGAGCCCTCGcgcaccccacccccgccccgggaCCAAGCCTCCCCCCTCCCGGCCCGCTGCCTGAACCCGCCCTTCGCCGCGGCCGCTCCCCCGCCTCTTCTCAGCGCCTCTCCGGCCGCCGGCTCCCCATAGGGCGCTGCAGAGTCCCGCTCAGAGCCAGCGCGCTCCCCGATCCCCGGGCGGCAGGCGCAGGGCCCCCCCGGCCGCTCATGCGGTGTGTCTCCTCCGCGCGGGGCCTGGCGCTTCGGCGCGCCGACAAAATGGCTCGAACCCCGCGTTGCCTCCTCAGCGCCGCGGCCCCCGGCTCTGCCTTCACCGCCGCGGGGGGGTGTGACAGGCACCCGCCTGGCCTCCAGCAGCGCCCCCGCGCTGTCGTGCTCCGGCGCTGGCTTTGGGCATGAAAGGCTCTGGTAACGTTCCTCTCCCCCTCGGCCGGAGGCTGCTCACTGGGAGCCGAGCGCATCCATTCCCCTGGCCTGCCCCTCTCCTCCTCGCTCGGGGGCTCGGGCACCGGGCAGCCCGCTGTCCCGCAAGCAGCTCGTCTCCTGCCCCGGCTGGTGGCTATGCAGAGGAGGAAGGTGGCGGCGGCGATTCCCCCAGGCTTGGTGCTGCGCGGGGCACTGGCACAATTTCCCAGCACGATCTCCATGTACAGCTACATCTTTCGGGCAGCTCGTGTTAATATATGTCGTCAGAGGCTTCCTCCGCCAATCCCGCGCGGCAGGGGCGGGGCCCTCGGCGCTCTGCAATAAAACTTTTTGATGTTCGCGTTGCTAATTGCCGAGCTCCTCTTTTAGGATTGGCTGCCCCGTCATATCCCTAATATAATTAAAACAAGGGAGGAAAAAACTTTTATCATGGAGGCAGAGGTTAATGCAAGTGTTTAGCAGATGCTGTTCGGCAAaatcttctttttaaataaactcattaaaacaaaatattggatCATTTCAACCCAGGTACAGTATGTCGCCGagaattttgatggaaaaaaatagCGGCTCGGTCAGTTCAGTTATTGCTTTACAAAGTGCTTTGTGTGGAACTAGCAGAGGAAAACATAAAAACAGCTTCAGGAGGCACTTGCCGATTAACCAATGGTGATATACATACACCAGAAACACTTTAGCTTATTGCTAGTTAATGCACACAAAGAGCTCACTAGCAATACGTTTTCATGCAGAGAGAAATGCAGTTATTATGGATACTCAGTAGACATGAGTTTCAAGTACAAAACTATTGGATCTGACTTTATAGCATCTGACTTCTAAAATAAGCAAACAATATGGTCAGGGAGATGGTTTTCAAAGAATGAGTTGCTTTTAAATaagaacaataaaaacaaatcaaacgATTCTCTTCCAGCTTGCTAAATTAATGTACATACCACGACATCTATTCATCCGAACCAGTTATATGCCTGAAATCAGTTGCATGCTTGTTTAACTAGCCTGATTGGTAAGTAACCGAATATTTTTTACAGCATGTTCTGAGCTTATTTTCTAGCTTTTATTAACAAATATATAAATATCTCTCTGCAGTCCTCCCTCaccaataaaaaacaacaacaggcaTCTGTGGAAAGCAGGTTTAGTTATCGAAAGGGAATAGTTAAAGTTTTGTTTAACAGTCAGGCCCGGAGGAAATCTAGTAGatatttagctattttggttttgTAATCTTGAACACATTATAACAGGAAAATGAATCTCAGGTTGTAATTCACAGGGAAACTGGTAACTTGGGGGCGAGACTTGCGCCAATAAATTGCTGTCATCTTCAAATGGAGCAGAATATTACTAAATAGCTGTGAAATATCAAATACTCACCCTAGGTGTCTTGGCTACCGGATAGAGTGCTTCGGTGTATATTAGAATGCAATACTACAAAATAGTCAGTGTGGAAAACTGTGTCAACGGGAGCTGGTGGGTCGTAAATTAAGAAAGAGAGATAGAGATGCAGGAGTTTGCAAGGAGCCGAGAAGAAACTCAAATCCAATTGCTCAGTATGATACCCTGAAGATTAAGATATATTTGGTTAAGCAATAGAGAGTATGCACTGTGGgagaaaacaacaaacaaatgCTTCTTCCTGTGTATTATTATTCCGAGGAGTAAAAGCGGAGCTAAATAAGAGCTATTACATTACAACAGCGTATTCAAGGGCTGCTTTCTAGTTTTCACTATGGCAATAATGCAATATATTTGCACGCAAAGAAACGATAAGGAATATAAAGAAGAAGAGTGCGATATTTACGTTTGTTGGCACCATGCTCAGTTTGTTTAGCTTGTTTCTGCTCTACAATAATGAATCAAGAACTTCTCTTTCGAGTTAAAATTTGCATTgacacaggcaggagaaaaggccaATTGAGACAAAGAGAGGATTGTTGTGGTGTGAAAACTCACGGAACAATGTATCCCAATACATACATATGTTGTCCAATAGAGGAATATAGAGTTTAACCAAATATGTACAGATCACGATACAAATTAAATGCATAGTTGATATAAATATAAGTATATGCATGGATATGTATCTGGGTGTAAAACTGTATATGCAATTTTATTCAAGTGTTTAAAACGTTTTTATATTTAAAGGCAGGATACTGAAAATGGTGGGCTCAAATTTTCAGTATTTGAAGGAAATAATGTATGTACAATACTGGCATTTTACACGTGAAAAATGACTGTGTATAACATGCCAATGTCGAAGCAGATAGATTAAAAATACTGTTTGAATGTTGCAGTGATCCAGTCTAGTGATTTTCTTTAACGTTTTGCTACTTTTGggttaaatatttttggtttataAGGAGGATAGAGCCCTGCAGAGAACAAATGGGTATATTTGTttctaaatctctctctctctccccccccccccgttaaatTGTGCTTAATTGCAATGCCCTAGGAGCTTTTCAATATAATTCTGGATGCGTTGTAATTGTGAAAGTTTCTGGTGAACCGCTACTATTGTCCCGATAACATCTCAAGTGATGAAAGAAACGGAAAACACGAGGCAGagaaaaagtaataaaatataCTCGAGATACTGATCTGAAAATCAGTCCACAAAGCTAACATCATTGTTCCTTCATTATTTCTATATAAAAGACTTGCTAAAGTTAAGCGCGGAACTGGATTTTAAATACAAATTTCCAGTACTTCTTTATATACAAGTTATAAAGTCTGTTTGAGAGCAAATGCAGCATGTGTGTTCTCAAATGTAAGTACTTATGCAAACCCACCTATAATAGTTTGATTTGCaatattctttttctttctgaccaGCGCATATGAAATGTCTGCAgctaaaattgattttaaaaaaagatttcttaGCTCAGTACGTTTCCTATCATAAACATAAGTGATACACtgcattgtttttttaaaaagtaagactttgtttttaaaattcgtCTTTCCTGATGTGTCACTGATTTAACTGCTAAAATGGTCGCAAGTCAGGCGGGCATCTTTATCTAAATTATAAACAGACGGATATGTACTAGCTCACTGTAAGTAAAATATCTTGGTGCATACAAAGCTGAGCATGGCTTTGACTTTTCACATGCTTTCCGTCTCTTATTGTATTTCAGGAATAATGCAATAAGTTAGGCTTCTGCATCCACCGGTTAAGTCTCTTCGAACCGGATGAGCAAGAAGAGCAAGAGACGAGAAAAGTCTCTTAATAATATACTGGAACTGAGTACATGGCATTTTGTCATGTAAAGCTCAGCGGATGATCTGTGCCAGCAGAGGAATCCTACGGAGGGCGCAATTCAGCAGCAGCGTCTTCACCTTCCCTGAGTGCAATATGAAGTGTATAGCTATCTGCTTTACAAGACACAGCCCAAAGAAGCAAAGCATCACAATTGTTTTTCGGTCCCAGTGGTTGTCATTGTAGTTCATCATATGTGCACACACGCTATACGTTCCCCCTTTCTTCTCccaaacagccagagagcagctcAAACATTTATTTTGCATCTTACttgtcttcccccccctccccgcgaaAAGATTCAAAGTGCATGATAGCGGTTGGAAAAACATTTTTCAGCTTGGTCGTGTGTGCTATTTTTGAAAGCAGTCAGAATTaaactaaatatttaaaaaagagtAGATAGCTCATGGTTTTGTGAAAAATACTGAtcttttcatatatttattttcttctgtttACCCAAGATAAATAAAAGTAAACAGGCCATAAGGGTTTAATGAAATTAAACAGGCCAGAGCAATAGAACCGCATGTTTTATGTTTTAGGAGAATGACCTCCTAATAAGTGTTGTCCTTTTCTAAACcctattttacattatttttaaaatagagagGTGAATTTAACAAACCATCAAACACACAaaagctcctggggggggggggggggagagtagatTAAAATATAAAGCAAAGAATCAATGGAATCTATAgctttgaaaactgaaatatagtATAATACCTGGTAAATTAAAGAATTTCGCATACAAATGTCTTCCCTAAAGAACCAAATTCATCCAGCATTGTCCAATTCTCAACATTAGTTTAataacttaaaaaataataatccatgGTGTACATTGGCTGGATAACCCTATTCTGAAAAGCCTTACTAGCACGGGTAATTTTTACTCAAGGAAATAGTTACCCTTACTCAATGGGACAATTGTCTTGAGTAACAACAGCTCATGTaagtaaggatttgcaggatcgggcccaagagGTATCTCTAGCATCTTTCATGAATAAGCTTATGAATTTTTCTATTCTGATTTTAGAATGATCTTGCTTAGAAGATAGTAATACACGTTGTTCCTAATTAGTTTCTAAGTAATCTAAACAAAATACACAATTTTAGTGTTTAAGTTCTCCTTTACCTTATCCCTCCAAAATATTATGGAACACAGAATCTTGGCTTTTTGAATGCGGAATTAAAATCTGGCCCGTGGCTGGAAATGTTTAGATCAGGTACCCCCAGCTTCTTCTAACTACAGTACCTGGCTCGGAGCAGAGGAGCAGAAAGATGGAGCTTTTTTGTGGGTGGTTAAAAACGGAGGCCTTTACAAGCCAACTCTGGTTTGACCCCTTCACCTCATGGGAGGAGCCAGGGTTCCCCTTATCCTTGTTTGTGCCCTAACTACCTCACAGCAAGCACTGTCTCCCCGTGAATTGTTTGAAAAGTTTAGATGTGTTCAAATTTATAGAGTGCATAATGTCATTGACCTGAGACCAAATATATTAGAAAGAGAGATAATTCTCAAATGTATTTTGAAGTGTCTAAGTACCAAGTGCCCTATGGATGGCAATCTACATACTACTAAACCTCCAGTTAGAAGTCCATAAACTAAACTCAACATAGAAACCCTGCAATAATATGGAGTTTTGAAGGGACGCTGGAGAAATATCATTTGAAGTCAAACCTGTCAATTCGCGTTAATGAAAATAACTCTTGCCACTTTAGTTGCACTCAGTTACACTCATGCAGCCACATCATTGATTTCAACGGGTCTagcaaagggcagaatttggccctgcaaGTCTGCTTTAATTGCTGTGGATGGACGTATAGGAACCCTGGTGTTCGTTACTATTATCAATACTGAAGGGTGCAAATATTTAAGGCATGATAATCTGTGCCATTAAGTGTGTATTTTATACATACGCGTATATAAACCCCAACAAGATAGCGTTCACTTTGTAAGTTTAAATGATGTGCAGTAAACCCACAAACACACCAATTTTACCCCTGCATGTGTGAGTAATTATTCAAAGATTGCTTCTATTTGGGACGAAGGATACAGAGTTGTATTGATGCCACTTAAAAGAATGTAAGAAACCCAGTGATCCCCAGAAGAATAATAAAGCCTTCATAAAATACTCTATTGAACAGACAATATTTCTTATTGAGTTTGTGGTGTTCACATAGTTTCCCCTCGTTTAATGTTTGCATTCCTGGGGGAACTGTGTTTTGAAGCTGCTTTTAAAATCAGTTCTGATAGGATTGTTTGGGCAAAGGAATTGTATTTTGATCAATAAATATTTTCCTGATAACATTAGGTTTACGTGCTTGCGGGAAACAAAGATTAGCTTGGCATTACTTTG harbors:
- the HAND2 gene encoding heart- and neural crest derivatives-expressed protein 2 — translated: MSLVGGFPHHPVVHHEGYPFAAAAAASRCGHEENPYFHGWLISSHPEMSPPDYSMALSYSPEYASGAPGIDHSHYGGGPPGSGPPGLGGPRPVKRRGTANRKERRRTQSINSAFAELRECIPNVPADTKLSKIKTLRLATSYIAYLMDLLAKDDQNGEAEAFKAEIKKTDVKEEKRKKELNEILKSTVSSNDKKTKGRTGWPQHVWALELKQ